In Aegilops tauschii subsp. strangulata cultivar AL8/78 chromosome 3, Aet v6.0, whole genome shotgun sequence, one genomic interval encodes:
- the LOC109768831 gene encoding ethylene-responsive transcription factor ERF098-like has translation MSIRRLGASDFRGVHERRSGAFSSEIWFREKRLILGTFDTAEEAACARDAAAWRLLRPRRDMNFPNVSSQRAQDLAPLPRLFTDKDRRVHRRRQRRLAIAEKDVEALVVWRGGFPQDIVDER, from the coding sequence ATGTCGATCCGCCGCCTGGGCGCTTCGGATTTTCGCGGAGTCCACGAGCGccgctccggcgccttctcctcCGAGATCTGGTTTCGCGAGAAACGTCTCATCCTCGGCACCTTCGACACCGCAGAGGAAGCGGCCTGCGCAcgcgacgcggcggcgtggcgcctcctgAGGCCTCGTCGGGATATGAATTTTCCCAACGTGTCGAGCCAGCGGGCGCAGGATCTGGCGCCTCTCCCGCGGCTTTTCACCGACAAGGATCGTCGTGTCCACCGGAGGCGGCAGCGTCGCCTCGCCATCGCGGAGAAGGACGTGGAAGCCTTGGTGGTGTGGCGCGGaggcttcccgcaggacatcgtCGACGAGCGCTAG